In Eucalyptus grandis isolate ANBG69807.140 chromosome 4, ASM1654582v1, whole genome shotgun sequence, the following proteins share a genomic window:
- the LOC120292493 gene encoding callose synthase 11-like: protein MRLNPPPRNADALDPGVVRSFRKKLLLNYTLWCSYLGKRHKLLGLSSAFRVDVPTLRRELLYVALYLLIWGESANLRFMPECICYVFHHMADELNSFLEERIDRLTGRPYLPKFSGKNAFLKSVVMPIYQTIQTEVEDSRNGSAPHSAWRNYDDLNEYFWSRRCFKTLKWPLELNCNYFATASKSERVGKTGFVEQRSFWNVFRSFDRLWVFLILLLQAMVITAWEETEYPWQALERRDVQVKLLTMFITWSGLRLLQSVLDAGTQYSLVSRETFFLGLRMVLKSLVAVTWIVVFSVFYARIWSQKNADGNWSQKADRRIVVYLKTALVYVIPELLALALFILPWIRIGIEEFNWTILYLFTWWFHTRIFVGRGVREGLVNNIKYALFWVVVLVSKISFSYFLQIKPLVAPTKSLLALPDVKDTWHKFIGKPNNRMAVIMMWTPVILLYLMDLQIWYSIFSSLVGATIGLFSHLGEIRNIEQLRLRFQFFASALQFNLMPEEQTSSTKATIVKKLRDAIQRLKLRYGLGQPYKNIVSSQVEGKRFALIWNEIITTLREEDLISDREFELLELLPNRWKIGVFCWPCILLCNELHLALSQASELAEFSDRYLWLKICVNEYRRCAVIEAYDSIKYLIITIIKDYTEEKSIVMKLFDCIDMHIQNGEITKLHKMTILTDIHAKLSLLLQLLLSQTKDMSQIVNVLQALYQLSVREFPKDKKSIRALQQEGLAPLDQATDAGFLFENAVELPEDPDFYRHLRRVHTILTSRDSMHNVPLNLEARRRIAFFSNSLFMNMPLAPRVEKMMAFTVLTPYYDEDVLYAEGSLRKENEDGISTLFYLQKVYEDEWVNFLERMRREGLENVEDIWNSKATELRLWASYRGQTLSRTARGMMYYYRALEMLSYLDDASEMDIRMGIQNIASHHSLRSNASLNGPPSVQMPASRTLDRAPSGVSLLLKGSENACALMKFTYVITCQVYGIQKANKDQRAKDILYLMKKNEALRVAYVDEVHSGREEVEFYSVLVKYDQQLQREVEIYRIQLPGPVKLGEGKPENQNHAIIFTRGDALQTIDMNQDNYFEEALKMRNLLEEFKKFYGIRKPTILGVRENVFSGSVSSLAWFMSAQEMSFVTLGQRVLANPLKVRMHYGHPDVFDRFWFLTRGGISKASKVINISEDIFAGFNCTLRGGNVTHHEYIQVGKGRDVGLNQISKFEAKVASGNGEQVLSRDMYRLGHRLDFFRMLSVFYTTVGFYFNSLIVVLTVYTFLWGRLYIALSGIEGRAINDSVNNEALGAILNQQFAVQLGLLTALPMIVENSLEHGFLPAVWDFITMQLQLASFFYTFSLGTRVHYFGRTILHGGAKYQATGRGFVVEHKSFAENYRLYARSHFVKGIELGAILVLYASRSPMAKDAFFYIPMTISSWFLVVSWIMSPFIFNPSGFDWLKTVIDYDDFMKWIWNRGGLFIKADQSWETWWDEEQDHLRMTGRWGKLLEIILDLRFFLFQYGVVHQLGITRGNTSIAIYLLSWIYMGVAIAIYVIMAYARDKYAAKEHKYYRLIQLLAIVVVLFVIIVSLEFTHFEFLDLVKGLLAFVPTGWGLISIALVLRPFLESTVVWGTVVSLAQLYDMLFGIIVMAPVALLSWLPGIQVAQIRILFNEAFRRGLQISRILLVLKKKNISRILRGQRSR from the coding sequence ATGCGCCTCAACCCCCCGCCGCGGAACGCCGACGCCCTCGACCCTGGCGTCGTCCGCTCCTTCCGCAAGAAGCTCCTCCTCAACTACACCCTCTGGTGCTCCTACCTCGGGAAGCGCCACAAACTCCTCGGGCTCTCCTCCGCCTTCCGCGTCGACGTCCCGACCCTCCGCCGCGAATTGCTGTACGTGGCTCTCTATCTGCTCATCTGGGGCGAGTCCGCGAACTTGCGGTTCATGCCCGAGTGCATTTGCTATGTGTTTCACCATATGGCCGATGAATTGAACTCCTTTCTGGAGGAAAGGATTGATAGGCTCACGGGCAGGCCATACTTGCCCAAGTTCTCCGGCAAAAATGCGTTCTTGAAGTCCGTCGTGATGCCCATTTATCAGACCATTCAGACTGAGGTTGAGGACAGTAGGAACGGGAGCGCCCCGCATTCCGCTTGGCGGAATTACGATGATCTGAATGAGTACTTTTGGAGCAGGAGATGTTTCAAGACGCTGAAATGGCCGTTGGAATTGAATTGTAATTACTTTGCAACTGCAAGCAAGAGTGAGAGGGTGGGGAAGACGGGGTTTGTGGAGCAGAGGTCGTTTTGGAACGTCTTCCGTAGCTTCGATAGGCTCTGGgttttcttgattctcttgcTGCAGGCGATGGTAATCACCGCTTGGGAGGAGACCGAGTACCCCTGGCAGGCATTGGAGAGGAGGGATGTGCAGGTGAAGCTGTTAACGATGTTTATCACCTGGAGTGGACTTAGGTTGCTGCAATCCGTGCTCGACGCGGGGACGCAGTATAGTTTGGTTTCGAGAGAGACGTTCTTTCTTGGGTTGAGGATGGTGTTGAAGAGTCTCGTTGCCGTGACTTGGATAGTCGTGTTTTCGGTGTTCTATGCGAGAATATGGAGTCAGAAGAATGCTGATGGCAATTGGTCCCAAAAGGCTGATCGGAGGATCGTTGTATATCTCAAGACTGCGTTAGTGTACGTAATTCCAGAGTTGCTGGCCTTGGCGCTTTTCATTCTTCCTTGGATCCGGATCGGGATTGAAGAGTTTAATTGGACCATATTGTATCTGTTTACATGGTGGTTCCACACTCGAATTTTTGTGGGTCGCGGCGTGAGAGAAGGGCTTGTGAATAACATAAAGTATGCGCTCTTTTGGGTTGTGGTGTTGGTTAGCAAAATTTCGTTCAGTTATTTCCTGCAAATCAAGCCTTTAGTCGCTCCAACAAAGTCTCTTTTAGCTCTTCCCGATGTAAAGGACACATGGCACAAGTTCATCGGTAAACCTAATAATAGGATGGCTGTAATAATGATGTGGACTCCTGTTATCTTGCTATACCTTATGGACTTGCAAATTTGGTACTCtatcttctcttctcttgtTGGTGCGACGATTGGACTGTTTTCACATTTGGGCGAAATACGGAATATTGAGCAGCTGCGGCTTAGGTTTCAGTTTTTCGCTAGTGCACTACAGTTTAATCTAATGCCAGAGGAGCAGACTTCAAGTACTAAAGCGACGATAGTCAAAAAGTTGCGTGATGCGATCCAGCGGCTGAAACTGCGTTATGGTCTTGGTCAGCCCTACAAAAATATAGTTTCCAGTCAAGTGGAAGGGAAAAGGTTTGCATTGATTTGGAATGAAATTATTACAACTCTCAGGGAAGAAGATCTCATTAGTGACAGAGAATTTGAGCTTTTGGAGCTACTGCCCAACCGTTGGAAGATTGGGGTATTCTGTTGGCCATGTATTCTCCTCTGCAATGAGCTGCATCTTGCCCTGAGTCAGGCAAGTGAGTTGGCGGAATTTTCTGACCGGTATCTTTGGTTGAAGATTTGCGTCAACGAGTATAGGCGATGTGCTGTTATCGAAGCATATGATAGCATCAAGTACTTAATTATCACGATTATCAAAGACTATACCGAAGAGAAATCTATTGTCATGAAGTTGTTCGATTGTATTGATATGCATATTCAGAATGGGGAGATCACGAAACTTCATAAAATGACAATTCTTACAGATATTCATGCAAAATTAAGCCTACTCCTTCAGCTTCTGTTGAGCCAAACAAAAGATATGAGCCAGATAGTGAATGTACTGCAGGCTCTCTACCAACTTTCCGTTCGAGAATTCCCAAAGGATAAGAAGTCGATTAGAGCTTTGCAGCAGGAGGGTCTGGCACCCCTAGACCAAGCCACTGATGCAGGATTCCTCTTTGAAAATGCCGTCGAGCTTCCTGAGGATCCTGATTTCTACAGACATCTGCGCCGGGTACATACAATTCTTACATCCAGGGACTCAATGCACAATGTCCCATTAAATCTCGAGGCTAGGCGTCGCATTGCTTTCTTTAGCAATTCGCTCTTCATGAACATGCCTCTCGCCCCTCGCGTGGAAAAGATGATGGCTTTCACTGTATTGACTCCCTATTACGACGAAGATGTCTTGTACGCAGAAGGCAGCCTTCGAAAAGAGAACGAGGATGGAATTTCAACTCTGTTTTATCTGCAGAAGGTCTACGAGGATGAGTGGGTGAACTTCTTGGAAAGGATGCGCAGAGAAGGCTTGGAGAATGTGGAAGATATTTGGAATTCTAAGGCAACAGAGCTGCGACTCTGGGCATCTTACAGGGGCCAGACATTGTCCCGCACCGCGAGAGGGATGATGTACTACTATAGGGCTCTTGAGATGCTTTCATATCTAGACGACGCTTCAGAGATGGACATAAGGATGGGTATACAAAACATCGCTTCTCATCATTCACTCAGGTCCAATGCCAGCTTGAATGGTCCTCCTTCCGTCCAGATGCCGGCTTCACGGACGCTTGATAGAGCACCCAGTGGTGTGAGTCTTCTGTTGAAGGGGAGTGAGAATGCGTGCGCCCTAATGAAGTTCACATATGTGATCACCTGTCAGGTCTATGGCATTCAGAAAGCAAATAAAGACCAGCGTGCCAAAGATATTTTGTATCTTATGAAGAAGAACGAGGCCCTTCGAGTTGCATACGTTGATGAGGTTCACTCGGGGAGGGAAGAAGTAGAATTTTACTCCGTTCTGGTGAAGTACGACCAGCAACTGCAGAGGGAGGTCGAGATCTACCGGATCCAGTTGCCGGGCCCTGTGAAGCTTGGGGAAGGAAAGCCAGAGAATCAGAACCACGCAATAATCTTCACTCGGGGGGATGCGCTCCAAACCATCGACATGAACCAAGACAATTACTTTGAGGAGGCACTCAAAATGCGTAATCTGTTGGaagaatttaagaaattttacgGGATCAGGAAGCCAACGATTTTAGGAGTacgtgaaaatgttttctctggCTCTGTGTCCTCTCTTGCCTGGTTTATGTCTGCCCAGGAAATGAGTTTCGTGACTTTGGGGCAGCGTGTTCTGGCGAACCCTTTGAAGGTACGTATGCATTATGGTCACCCAGATGTTTTTGATAGGTTTTGGTTCTTAACCCGCGGAGGGATAAGCAAGGCTTCCAAGGTGATCAACATCAGTGAGGATATATTTGCCGGCTTCAACTGTACATTGAGAGGAGGGAATGTAACACACCACGAATATATTCAAGTGGGTAAGGGAAGGGATGTTGGGTTGAATCAGATATCTAAATTTGAGGCCAAGGTCGCTAGCGGCAATGGTGAGCAAGTTCTGAGCAGAGACATGTATAGGCTGGGTCACCGCTTAGACTTTTTCCGGATGCTGTCTGTCTTCTACACAACTGTAGGGTTCTACTTCAACTCACTGATAGTGGTTCTTACCGTTTACACATTTTTGTGGGGTCGCCTGTATATTGCTCTAAGTGGCATCGAAGGGAGAGCTATTAATGATAGTGTCAACAATGAAGCTCTCGGGGCTATTCTCAACCAGCAGTTTGCCGTCCAGCTTGGCCTCTTGACTGCTCTTCCAATGATTGTAGAGAACTCTCTCGAGCATGGATTCCTCCCAGCAGTTTGGGACTTCATTACGATGCAGTTGCAGCTTGCCTCATTCTTCTACACATTCTCTTTGGGGACTCGCGTGCACTATTTTGGTCGGACTATTCTTCATGGGGGTGCAAAATACCAAGCCACTGGCCGTGGTTTCGTGGTGGAGCACAAAAGCTTCGCTGAGAACTATCGACTGTATGCTCGCAGTCACTTCGTGAAGGGCATCGAGCTCGGGGCTATTCTGGTATTGTATGCCTCACGGAGCCCCATGGCCAAGGACGCATTCTTTTACATACCCATGACCATCTCCAGCTGGTTTCTAGTCGTCTCGTGGATAATGTCGCCATTTATATTTAACCCTTCAGGCTTTGATTGGTTGAAGACCGTGATTGATTACGATGATTTCATGAAGTGGATATGGAATCGTGGAGGGTTGTTTATTAAGGCGGACCAGAGCTGGGAGACCTGGTGGGACGAGGAACAAGACCATTTGAGGATGACAGGACGTTGGGGCAAGCTTTTGGAGATCATTCTAGACCTTCGATTCTTCCTTTTTCAGTATGGTGTCGTACATCAGTTGGGTATAACACGGGGTAACACTAGCATTGCTATATACCTGCTATCATGGATATACATGGGTGTGGCCATTGCTATATATGTGATCATGGCATATGCTCGAGATAAATATGCTGCTAAGGAACACAAATACTATCGTCTCATACAGCTTCTTGCCATTGTGGTCGTGCTTTTTGTGATCATCGTATCGCTGGAGTTCACTCATTTCGAATTCCTCGACCTTGTCAAGGGCCTCCTTGCATTTGTCCCCACAGGATGGGGCCTTATATCCATTGCCCTGGTACTTAGACCATTTTTGGAGTCCACTGTGGTGTGGGGTACCGTGGTTTCGTTGGCCCAGCTGTATGATATGCTGTTTGGAATTATTGTGATGGCTCCTGTGGCTTTGCTCTCATGGTTGCCGGGAATCCAGGTGGCGCAGATAAGAATCTTGTTTAATGAAGCATTTAGACGGGGCCTCCAAATATCCCGTATTCTCTtagtcctaaaaaaaaaaaatatatcccGTATTCTCAGAGGCCAGCGGTCCCGCTGA
- the LOC104441015 gene encoding CASP-like protein 1C3, translating to MTKAKISLVLRLLAVGSTAAAIAVMVTSHETAKVLNLSFDAKYSYTSAFVYFVIAEAIAGGYSLVSLLLSCKPVFWRLVMMMDVVIAMLLSSSISAAVAIGEVGKKGNSHAGWLPICGQVPKFCDQLTGALIAGFVAAAIYLVLLLCSLRSLFALKP from the exons ATGACCAAGGCCAAGATTTCGCTAGTGCTCAGGCTGCTAGCTGTGGGCTCGACGGCTGCAGCCATCGCGGTCATGGTCACCAGCCACGAGACTGCCAAGGTTCTCAACCTGAGCTTCGATGCCAAGTACAGCTACACATCAGCATTCGT GTACTTTGTGATTGCAGAAGCCATTGCTGGCGGGTACAGCTTGGTCTCTCTGCTGCTATCTTGTAAGCCGGTGTTCTGGCGACTTGTGATGATGATGGATGTG GTCATTGCAATGCTCCTGAGCTCCAGCATTTCAGCTGCAGTGGCAATAGGCGAGGTGGGCAAGAAAGGGAACAGCCATGCCGGTTGGTTACCAATTTGTGGGCAAGTCCCCAAGTTCTGCGACCAGCTCACCGGCGCTCTCATCGCCGGCTTTGTCGCGGCAGCGATTTACCTCGTCCTCCTCTTATGCTCCCTCCGCTCTCTCTTCGCACTCAAACCCTAG
- the LOC120292815 gene encoding callose synthase 11-like, whose translation MDVRQRLRPTRGRVPLYARPPPPDEVYNIIPIHTNVIDHPSLRILEVRAASVALLIVDDLRRPPFSDWSPGAGADLLDWLAALFGFQADNVGNQREHLVLHLANAQMRLNPPPRNADALDPDVVRSFRKKLLRNYTLWCSYLGMRHKLLGLSTAFRVDVPTLRRELLYVALYLLIWGESANLRFMPECICYVFHHMADELNSFLEERIDRRTGRPNLPSFPGKNAFLKSVVMPIYRTIQTEVEGSRNGSAPHSAWRNYDDLNEYFWSRRCFKTLKWPMDLSCNYFATASKSKTVGKTGFVEQRSFWNVFRSFDRLWVLLILLLQAMVIIAWEETEYPWQALERRDVQVKLLTVFITWSGLRLLQSVLDAGMQYSLVSRETFFLGLRMVLKSLVAVTWIVEFSVFYARIWSQKNADGIWSREADRRIVVYLKTALVYVIPELLALALFTLPWIRIVIEESNWRILYLFTWWFHTRIFVGRGRREGLVNNIKYTLFWVLVLVSKISFSYLLQIKPLVAPTKSLLDLRGTPYKWPEFFGGTNRMAVILLWTPVILIYLMDLQIWYSIFSSLVGATIGLYSHLGEIRNIKQLRLRFQFFAGAIQFNLMPEKQILTAEATWFKKLHDAIQRLKLRYGIGQPYKMIESNSVDATRFALIWNEIITVLREEDLISDGEFELLELPPNCWNIRVIRWPCALLCNELLLALSQASGLAENSDRYLWFKICKNENRRCAVIEAYDSIKYLIITIIKYYTEEKSIVMKLFDCIDMHIQNGEITKLHKVTILTDIHAKLSLLLQLLLSQTKDMSQIVNVLQALYELSVREFPKEKKSNTDLQQEGLAPQGQATDAGSLFENAVELPEDPDFYRHLRRVNTILTSRDSMHNVPVNLEARRRIAFFSNSLFMNMPRAPNVEKMMAFTVLTPYYKEDVLYAEGGLRKENKDGISTLFYLQKVYEDEWANFLERMRREGVSNVEDIWNLKATELRLWASYRGQTLSRTVRGMMYYYRALEMLSDLDSAPETDISTGRQKIASHHSLRSNASLNGPPSVHMPASPTLDRAPSGVSLLLTGRENKYALMKFTYVVTCQVYGLQKANKDQRANDILYLMKKNEALRVAYVDEVHSGRDEVEFYSVLVKYDQQLQREVEIYRIQLPGPVMLGEGKPENQNHAIIFTRGDALQTIDMNQDNYFEEALKMRNLLEEFKTYYGIRRPTILGVRENVFSGSVSSLAWFMSSQEMSFVTLGQRVLANPLKVRMHYGHPDVFDRFWFLTRGGISKASKVINISEDIFAGFNCTLRGGNVTHHEYIQVGKGRDVGLNQISKFEAKVASGNGEQVLSRDMYRLGHRLDFFRMLSVFYTTVGFYFNSLIVVLTIYTFLWGRLCLALSGIEGRAINDSVNNEALGAILNQQFAVQLGLLTALPMIVENSLEHGFLPAVWDFITMQLQLASFFYTFSLGTRVHYFGRTILHGGAKYQATGRGFVVEYKSFAENYRLYARSHLVKAIELGAILVLYASQTPMAKDAFFYIPMTISSWFLVVSWIMSPFIFNPSGFDWLKTVIDYNDFMKWIWNDGGMFTKADQSWETWWYEEQDHLRMTGRWGKLWEIILDLRFFLFQYGVVYQLGITRGNTSVVIYLLSWIYMGVAIAIYVIMAYARDKYAAKEHKYYRLIQLIVIVVVLLVIVVSLGCTHFEFLDLVKGLLAFVPTGWGLISIVRVLRPFSQSTVAWGTVVSLARLYDMLFGIIVMAPVALLSWLPGIQEMQIRILFNEAFRRGLQISRILRGRKSR comes from the coding sequence ATGGACGTACGCCAGCGTCTCCGGCCCACGCGCGGGCGCGTGCCCCTATACgcgcggccgccgccgccggacgaGGTCTACAACATCATCCCCATCCACACCAACGTCATCGACCACCCCTCCCTCCGGATCCTGGAGGTGCGCGCCGCCTCCGTCGCCCTCCTAATCGTCGACGACCTCCGCCGGCCGCCCTTCTCCGACTGGTCCCCCGGCGCCGGCGCTGACCTCCTCGACTGGCTGGCCGCCCTCTTCGGCTTCCAGGCCGACAACGTCGGCAACCAGCGGGAGCACCTGGTCCTCCACCTCGCCAACGCCCAAATGCGCCTCAACCCCCCGCCGCGGAACGCCGACGCCCTCGACCCCGACGTCGTCCGCTCCTTCCGCAAGAAGCTCCTCCGCAACTACACCCTCTGGTGCTCCTACCTCGGGATGCGCCACAAACTCCTCGGGCTCTCCACCGCCTTCCGCGTCGACGTCCCGACCCTCCGCCGCGAATTGCTGTACGTGGCTCTCTATCTGCTCATCTGGGGCGAGTCCGCGAACTTGCGGTTCATGCCCGAGTGCATTTGCTATGTGTTTCACCATATGGCCGATGAATTGAACTCCTTTCTTGAGGAAAGGATTGATAGGCGCACGGGCAGGCCGAACTTGCCCTCGTTCCCCGGcaaaaatgccttcttgaagTCCGTCGTGATGCCCATTTATCGCACCATTCAGACTGAGGTTGAGGGCAGTAGGAACGGGAGCGCCCCGCATTCTGCTTGGCGGAATTACGATGATCTGAATGAGTACTTTTGGAGCAGGAGATGTTTCAAGACGCTGAAATGGCCCATGGATTTGAGTTGCAATTACTTTGCAACTGCAAGCAAGAGTAAGACGGTGGGGAAGACGGGGTTTGTGGAGCAGAGGTCGTTTTGGAATGTCTTCCGTAGCTTCGATAGGCTCTGGGTTTTGTTGATTCTCTTGCTTCAGGCGATGGTAATCATCGCTTGGGAGGAGACCGAGTACCCCTGGCAGGCATTGGAGAGGAGGGATGTGCAGGTGAAGCTATTGACGGTGTTTATCACCTGGAGTGGACTTAGGTTGCTGCAATCCGTGCTCGACGCGGGGATGCAGTATAGTTTGGTTTCGAGAGAGACATTCTTTCTCGGGTTGAGGATGGTGTTGAAGAGTCTTGTTGCCGTGACTTGGATAGTTGAGTTTTCGGTGTTCTATGCGAGAATATGGAGTCAGAAGAATGCTGATGGCATTTGGTCCCGAGAGGCTGATCGGAGGATCGTTGTATATCTCAAGACTGCGTTAGTGTACGTAATTCCAGAGTTGCTGGCCTTGGCGCTTTTCACTCTTCCTTGGATCCGGATTGTGATAGAAGAGTCGAATTGGAGAATATTGTATCTGTTTACATGGTGGTTCCACACTCGAATTTTCGTGGGTCGCGGCAGGAGAGAAGGGCTTGTGAATAACATAAAGTACACGCTCTTTTgggttttggtgttggttagcAAAATTTCGTTCAGTTATCTGCTGCAAATCAAGCCTTTAGTGGCTCCAACAAAGTCTCTTTTAGATCTTCGTGGCACACCGTACAAGTGGCCCGAGTTCTTCGGCGGAACTAACAGGATGGCTGTTATACTGTTGTGGACTCCTGTTATCTTGATATACCTTATGGACTTGCAAATTTGGTACTCtatcttctcttctcttgtTGGAGCGACGATTGGGCTGTATTCACATTTGGGCGAAATACGTAATATCAAGCAGCTGCGGCTTAGGTTTCAGTTTTTTGCTGGCGCAATACAGTTTAATCTAATGCCAGAGAAGCAGATACTAACGGCTGAAGCGACGTGGTTCAAGAAGTTGCATGATGCGATCCAGCGGCTGAAACTGCGTTATGGTATTGGTCAGCCCTACAAAATGATAGAATCCAATTCAGTGGATGCGACAAGGTTTGCATTGATTTGGAATGAAATCATTACAGTTCTCAGGGAAGAAGATCTCATTAGTGATGGAGAATTTGAGCTTTTGGAGCTACCACCCAACTGTTGGAACATTAGGGTAATCCGCTGGCCCTGTGCCCTCCTTTGCAATGAACTGCTTCTTGCCCTGAGTCAGGCAAGTGGTTTGGCAGAAAATTCTGATCGGTACCTTTGGTTTAAGATTTGCAAGAATGAGAATCGGCGATGTGCTGTTATCGAAGCATATGATAGCATCAAGTACTTGATCATCACCATTATCAAATACTATACCGAAGAGAAATCTATTGTCATGAAGTTGTTCGATTGTATTGATATGCATATTCAGAATGGGGAGATCACGAAACTTCATAAAGTGACAATTCTTACAGATATTCATGCAAAATTAAGCCTACTCCTTCAGCTTCTGTTGAGCCAAACAAAAGATATGAGCCAGATAGTGAATGTACTGCAGGCTCTCTACGAACTTTCCGTTCGAGAATTCCCAAAGGAGAAGAAGTCGAATACAGATTTGCAGCAGGAGGGTCTGGCACCGCAAGGCCAAGCCACTGATGCAGGATCCCTCTTTGAAAATGCTGTCGAGCTTCCTGAGGATCCTGATTTCTACAGACATCTGCGCCGGGTAAATACAATTCTTACATCCAGGGACTCGATGCACAATGTCCCAGTGAATCTCGAGGCTAGGCGTCGCATTGCTTTCTTTAGCAATTCGCTCTTCATGAACATGCCTCGTGCCCCTAACGTGGAAAAGATGATGGCTTTCACCGTATTGACTCCCTATTACAAAGAAGATGTCTTGTATGCAGAAGGCGGCCTTCGAAAAGAGAATAAAGATGGAATTTCAACTCTGTTTTATCTGCAGAAGGTCTACGAGGATGAGTGGGCAAACTTCTTGGAAAGGATGCGCAGAGAAGGCGTGAGTAATGTTGAAGATATTTGGAATTTGAAGGCAACAGAGCTGCGTCTCTGGGCATCTTACAGGGGCCAGACATTGTCCCGCACCGTGAGAGGGATGATGTACTACTATAGGGCTCTTGAGATGCTTTCGGATCTAGACTCTGCTCCAGAGACGGACATAAGTACGGGACGACAAAAAATCGCTTCTCACCATTCACTCAGATCCAATGCCAGCTTGAATGGTCCTCCTTCCGTCCACATGCCGGCTTCACCGACGCTTGATAGAGCACCTAGTGGTGTCAGTCTTCTGTTGACGGGGAGAGAGAATAAGTACGCCCTGATGAAGTTCACGTATGTGGTCACCTGTCAGGTCTATGGCCTTCAGAAGGCAAATAAAGATCAGCGTGCCAatgatattttgtatcttatGAAGAAGAACGAGGCTCTTCGAGTCGCATACGTTGATGAGGTTCACTCGGGGAGGGACGAAGTAGAATTTTACTCCGTTCTGGTGAAGTACGACCAGCAACTGCAGAGGGAGGTCGAGATCTACCGGATCCAGTTGCCCGGCCCTGTGATGCTTGGGGAAGGAAAGCCAGAGAATCAGAACCACGCAATAATCTTCACTCGGGGGGATGCGCTCCAAACCATCGACATGAACCAAGACAATTACTTTGAGGAGGCACTCAAAATGCGTAATCTGTTGGAAGAATTCAAGACATATTATGGGATCAGGAGGCCAACGATTTTAGGTGTacgtgaaaatgttttctctggCTCGGTGTCCTCTCTTGCCTGGTTTATGTCTTCCCAGGAAATGAGTTTCGTGACTTTGGGGCAGCGTGTTCTGGCGAACCCTTTGAAGGTACGTATGCATTATGGTCACCCGGATGTTTTTGATAGGTTTTGGTTCTTAACCCGCGGAGGGATAAGCAAGGCTTCCAAGGTGATCAACATCAGTGAGGATATATTTGCCGGCTTCAACTGTACATTGAGAGGAGGGAATGTAACACACCACGAATATATTCAAGTGGGTAAGGGAAGGGATGTTGGGTTGAATCAGATATCTAAATTTGAGGCCAAGGTCGCTAGCGGCAATGGTGAGCAAGTTCTGAGCAGAGACATGTATAGGCTGGGTCACCGCTTAGACTTTTTCCGGATGCTGTCTGTCTTCTACACAACTGTAGGGTTCTACTTCAACTCATTGATAGTGGTTCTTACCATTTACACATTTTTGTGGGGTCGCCTGTGTCTTGCTCTAAGTGGCATCGAAGGGAGAGCTATTAATGATAGTGTCAACAATGAAGCTCTCGGGGCTATTCTCAACCAGCAGTTTGCCGTCCAGCTCGGCCTCTTGACTGCTCTTCCAATGATTGTAGAGAACTCTCTCGAGCATGGGTTCCTCCCAGCAGTTTGGGACTTCATTACGATGCAGTTGCAGCTTGCCTCATTCTTCTACACATTCTCTTTGGGGACTCGCGTGCACTATTTTGGTCGGACTATTCTTCACGGGGGTGCAAAATACCAAGCCACTGGTCGTGGTTTCGTGGTGGAGTACAAAAGCTTCGCTGAGAACTATCGACTGTATGCTCGCAGTCACTTGGTGAAGGCCATCGAGCTCGGGGCTATTCTGGTATTGTATGCCTCACAGACCCCCATGGCCAAGGACGCATTCTTTTACATACCCATGACCATCTCCAGCTGGTTTCTAGTCGTCTCGTGGATAATGTCACCATTTATATTTAACCCTTCAGGCTTTGATTGGCTGAAGACCGTGATTGATTACAATGATTTCATGAAATGGATATGGAATGATGGAGGGATGTTTACTAAGGCGGACCAGAGCTGGGAGACCTGGTGGTACGAGGAACAAGACCATTTGAGGATGACAGGACGTTGGGGCAAGCTTTGGGAGATCATTCTAGACCTTCGATTCTTCCTTTTTCAGTATGGTGTCGTATATCAGTTGGGTATAACACGGGGTAACACTAGCGTTGTTATATACTTGCTATCATGGATATACATGGGTGTGGCCATCGCTATATATGTGATCATGGCATATGCTCGAGATAAATATGCTGCTAAGGAACACAAATACTATCGTCTCATACAGCTTATTGTCATTGTGGTCGTGCTTCTTGTGATCGTCGTATCCCTGGGGTGTACTCATTTCGAATTCCTCGACCTTGTCAAGGGCCTCCTTGCATTTGTCCCCACAGGATGGGGCCTTATATCCATTGTCCGGGTACTTAGACCATTTTCGCAGTCCACTGTGGCGTGGGGCACCGTGGTTTCGTTGGCCCGGCTGTATGATATGCTGTTTGGAATTATCGTGATGGCTCCTGTGGCTTTGCTCTCATGGTTGCCGGGAATCCAGGAGATGCAGATAAGAATCTTGTTTAATGAAGCATTTAGACGGGGCCTCCAAATATCCCGTATTCTCAGAGGCCGGAAGTCCCGCTGA